The Clostridia bacterium sequence CCAATCGATTTCTTTAGGGGCCGTGCTGCTCCTTTTAGGCTTTACCTTTCTAATGGATAAACTTATCTTTCCGTCAGAACTGACTGAAAGTACCTTGACCTTTATTTTTTGATTTTCCTTAAGATAATTTCTGATATCTTTGACATAGTCATCAGATACTTCAGAGATGTGTACCAAACCTCTCTGGCCTTCTGGCAAATCAATAAAAGCACCAAAGTCAGTGATGCCAGTCACTGTACCCTGGACAATACTACCAACCTCAACTGGCATGTAATGGTATTCCTCCTTCAAAATATATTATTAAATTCGAATTAATTATATATTACATATGCTGCAATGTCAATTACTTTCGCCCTTTTGTTTTCTTATGTAGATGGTTTCTCCGGGTTTCACGAGTCCTAATTTCTCTCTAGCAATTTTTTCAATATATTCATCTGTTTTTGAAAACTCTACATCCTTTTCAAGCTCTTGATTGGTCTTTTTGACTTGCTCTATCCGGTTTTTAACCTCTTCTGCTTTAACATTGGTTTGTTGAATCCTCAAATGTTGTTTATAACACAAAGTAGTAAAATAAACACAAACTATTAAAAATATGATTAAAGGCAGGCGAGTTCTTCTCTTCCTAGCTGCCATTTGTTCAACCACCTCTTCTTTTGTATTATTCCTTCTATTATACAATTCTTCTACATAAATAATATATATCCTTCTTTTATTTATCATTTTTTTGTTTGAACAGACCCTTTATGTAGTTGGTTGCAAGATTTATCTTCTTTAGAAAAGGAATTCTAGAATACAGCCATTTTCCGCCTCCCTTAATAGCTTTACTCAACACATCAAAAGGGAATATTAATACCTTGTATATTATAGCTGCTGATTTTCTCATTTTTTTTACTACTAATATTAAAAAGTTCACTATATACTTGCTGCATAATTTTACATATATCAAACATCCTAAAATAAATCCTAAAAAAGCATATCCCCTTAATTCTCCATAATTACTTTTAAACAAAATATTAAAAGCAATCAGTGCAACGATAATCCAGAAAAACAAATCCATTATTCCGGTAGCTATCTTGCCAGGTTTTCTATATATTCTAAATACCTTATATAAATCATAAATTAATCCTATCAACACCCCACCATATATAGTGTATAAAAAAACAGTTATTTGATTGGAAACAGACAATCCCAAAATTATTCCTCCCTGTATATCTACCTGAATGCTTGTCCTGCATCATATCTTTTATTTAAACATCTTCCCTAAAAAACCTGTACTCCTTGCTTTCAGGTCTTCAGCATCGCTGTAATTTACTCCAATTATTTTGCCTTGTATTATCAGTTCGCCTTCTTCAATATTTAATTTATTTATATGTAAGTCCTGGCCTACTATAGTTAAAATCCCATAACTGGTGAACAAAATAACACTTTCTTCATTAAAACTGTCTACATCCTCTATCCCTGTAACTGTCATCCTTGTCCTGTTTTGTATATAAACATTTTGTGTTTTAGATGTATTTGCTACGCGTTTGTCTTCCATCTCTCTCAAATCATATCCCCCCTAAAAACAAATTATCCCTAAGGATAGTGCAGATACCTAGTTTAAATATGGGTGCTTTATCTATACATATGCTTCTACCTACGGCATTATTCCATAAAAAAAGAGGATAATTTTCTATCCTCTTTATTCCCAAAGTTTTATGATATCTATATTTTTATAGTAATGCCGTATTATATCTTGAGCACTCTTGCCTTGCTTTGCCATACTATAGGCACCCCATTGGGACATACCCACACCATGGCCATATCCTCTGCCGCTAATTTTCACCTTATCCCCTTCAACAGATAATTTATCCAGCAGTGTAGATTTCATCTTCGTGCTTCCCAAGGCCAACCTTAACTCAGGGGCAGATACTTGTATATCATCCACCATTATAGTAACAGCCCTCCCTGAAGGACCTTTTTGACCTATAGATATCTTTTGGAAATCCTCTATTTCCCTCCCGGTGTCAGCCATTGCCTTTAGCAATTCCTGCTTTGTGAACATGGCAGTCCATCCTACATCATTCTTTGGCGCCTCCCGAGAATCTGGTGAATCCACAACTTGAATATACGGGGGCTCCGGCTCTTTGTAGGCAAGCCCTTCTTTAGCTGTAGCTGTTCTCCCCCCTGAATGCGCATGAAACCAAGTCTTTGCAAACCCGTCTCCGTACACTATAACCATCCCTCTGGTATTCTTTACCGCTTTTCTTACCCTTTCATTTATAGCTGAACTATTCCATGCCTGTGCCTCTTCTATGTCCGTGGAGATATGTGCACCCTTATACCGTGAACCTCCCTTGGTCTCAATAAAATTCATTACATAACTTCTAGCTATTATAGCTTGAGCAGCTAAAGCCTCTTCCGGCCAATCATTTTTCATTTCTCCTGCTACTACACCGGCAATATAGTCTTCAAACTTAATGTCTTTTATTTGTTTTTCTTGCTCTATGTATACTTTTAATGCAGGTTCTTTGTTGTCGCCTATACTTATGCTATCAGGTATCTTAACATGATGAGTTTTATCCTTTTCAGGTATCGATGGCAAAGGCTTCCTGGGCTCCTCTTTCCTACACCCGGCAAATGCCAGTACCACCAATACCACCATAGTTAAACAAACTAGACGCTGTATAGATCTTTTATACAAACAAATCCCTCCCATTCCTTATTTGCACATCCATAGACAACAAAACTTTAAAAGTTTCATCATCCATATACATAGTATTTGAAAAAAAATAAATTTTAGTAGTAATGGAGGGAATTTTTAAATTATATCTGACTATACATTTTGGGGGCATCCTCTTTTTTTACATGGTCACTCAGCTGCAACACCTTATATTTAGCTGTATTTTCCCCAAACTGAATCTCGATCACATCCCCTTCTTTTAGCTGGGTAGCAGGTTTAGCTATATTACCATTTATTTTCACTCTTCCCTTTTCACATGCCTGATTAGCTATTGTACGCCTTTTAATTATCCTGGAATTCTTCAAAAACTTATCTAACCTCATACTATAATTCACCTCAAATTTAAATTCAATATTAAAAAGTCAGGCTATTAAACCTGACTTTTCTATGTACTACTTATTCACACTGTCTTTTAATGCTTTCCCAGCTTTAAAAACAGGAGCAGTTGTAGCTGGTATTATTATTGTCTCTCTGGTTTGTGGGTTTCTTCCTTTCCTTTCAGACCTCTCTCTGGTTTCAAAAGTACCAAAGCCGACCAACTGAACTTTGTCTCTTGCCACCAAAGCCTCTGTTACACTTTCTGTAAAAGCGTTTAGAGCCTTCTCAGCATCTTTTTTGGTCAAGCCACTTTTTTCTGCCATACTTGAAATTAAATCAGCTTTATTCATAAATAATTACCTCCTCTAATAAATTGCTCAATATAGCATATTCTCTATTATTTCCCGAATTCCTGCATTTCTACGATATTTTTTTATTTTTTTTTTATTTCTATGTTATTTCTCTTCTAACTTTTTAGCTTGATCCCATAACTTGTCCATCTCTTCTAAAGTCATGGTCTCTAATTTTTTACCTTTATTACTGCTTTGCTGCTCTATATACTCAAATCTTTTAATAAATTTATCTGTGGCATCATTCAGCGCAAATTCAGGCTGTATAGAGAAAAACCTTGCAACATTTACAACAGCAAACAATAGGTCACCTAATTCTTCTTTTATTTTACCAATATTTTCACTGAAATATACATTTTTCAATTCATTAATTTCTTCTTCAATCTTATCTAATGCATCATCCACCTTATCCCAATCAAATCCAACTAATGATGCCTTCTGCTGCACTTTATAACTCCTTAAAAGCGCCGGGAAATTTCTGGGTATATCTTGCATCACCTGAGTATAGCTTAATTGGCCCTTCTTTTTCTTTTTATTCTTCTCCCAATTTTCAACAACCTGGCCAGGGGTTTCTGCCGTTTCACTACCGAATATATGAGTATGCCTTTCAATCATCTTTTTAGATACGGCTGTTATCACATCATTCATATCAAAGTGTTGATGCTCCTTTGCAATACGTGCATAAAATACTATCTGAAAAAGCAAATCCCCTAGTTCATCGCAAATCCTGTCAGCATCCCCACTATCTATGGCATCAAAAACCTCATAGACCTCTTCTAGAGTGCATTTTTTAAGTGACTTATATGTCTGTTCCCTATCCCATGGACAACCCTTCGGGCCTCTCAATATATCCATTATATCCAATAGGTCATCAAAATTAAAGCTCTTAAGCTTTTTAAATTTTACACATGGAACAAATATGTATGCAGCATGGGACCCCTTTTCTCTATCGATATACTCCAATTTGATAGATCTTTTGATGGGTGAATCCCCGCTCAGATCAACTAGTTGAACATCAAAATCATATCCATAAATATCTATCAATGCAATTTTTGTTTCTGAAGCAATAAATCTGTCATATATAGGTCCTATAATTATTTGCTCTGATGTGTCAATATGTCTTGAATTCAATTGTCCCGGATCCAATGCCTTGACAGGCCTATCCATATCCCATTCAACAAAATTTAAGATAGCATCTACATAGCTTACGCCAGTTAAAATATTTAATTCTATGTTTAGTTCATCACATTTTTTTATCAAAAATCTCACACTTAAATCATTAGCTGATGGATTACCGGGTACGGCATAAAGTATGTCCTGTTCATGCTCAACCGACTGAATAAGGCTATTTGTAATAGCGGAATATACATCTTCAAAGCTGTCACTCTGCTCATATATCCTATCGAATGATTGTATCTCTATGCCCAAGGATTTAATGTAATCTATACAAGGATTAAATTCAGTCCTAGCATATATATTGCTGTATTTCTTAATTAAATTCAATGCTCCTAAAGTAATATACTCATA is a genomic window containing:
- the yabQ gene encoding spore cortex biosynthesis protein YabQ — translated: MGLSVSNQITVFLYTIYGGVLIGLIYDLYKVFRIYRKPGKIATGIMDLFFWIIVALIAFNILFKSNYGELRGYAFLGFILGCLIYVKLCSKYIVNFLILVVKKMRKSAAIIYKVLIFPFDVLSKAIKGGGKWLYSRIPFLKKINLATNYIKGLFKQKNDK
- a CDS encoding HU family DNA-binding protein, with amino-acid sequence MNKADLISSMAEKSGLTKKDAEKALNAFTESVTEALVARDKVQLVGFGTFETRERSERKGRNPQTRETIIIPATTAPVFKAGKALKDSVNK
- the mazG gene encoding nucleoside triphosphate pyrophosphohydrolase → MQKIINVIGLGPGNYEYITLGALNLIKKYSNIYARTEFNPCIDYIKSLGIEIQSFDRIYEQSDSFEDVYSAITNSLIQSVEHEQDILYAVPGNPSANDLSVRFLIKKCDELNIELNILTGVSYVDAILNFVEWDMDRPVKALDPGQLNSRHIDTSEQIIIGPIYDRFIASETKIALIDIYGYDFDVQLVDLSGDSPIKRSIKLEYIDREKGSHAAYIFVPCVKFKKLKSFNFDDLLDIMDILRGPKGCPWDREQTYKSLKKCTLEEVYEVFDAIDSGDADRICDELGDLLFQIVFYARIAKEHQHFDMNDVITAVSKKMIERHTHIFGSETAETPGQVVENWEKNKKKKKGQLSYTQVMQDIPRNFPALLRSYKVQQKASLVGFDWDKVDDALDKIEEEINELKNVYFSENIGKIKEELGDLLFAVVNVARFFSIQPEFALNDATDKFIKRFEYIEQQSSNKGKKLETMTLEEMDKLWDQAKKLEEK
- a CDS encoding septum formation initiator family protein; this translates as MAARKRRTRLPLIIFLIVCVYFTTLCYKQHLRIQQTNVKAEEVKNRIEQVKKTNQELEKDVEFSKTDEYIEKIAREKLGLVKPGETIYIRKQKGESN
- a CDS encoding SpoIID/LytB domain-containing protein, with translation MYKRSIQRLVCLTMVVLVVLAFAGCRKEEPRKPLPSIPEKDKTHHVKIPDSISIGDNKEPALKVYIEQEKQIKDIKFEDYIAGVVAGEMKNDWPEEALAAQAIIARSYVMNFIETKGGSRYKGAHISTDIEEAQAWNSSAINERVRKAVKNTRGMVIVYGDGFAKTWFHAHSGGRTATAKEGLAYKEPEPPYIQVVDSPDSREAPKNDVGWTAMFTKQELLKAMADTGREIEDFQKISIGQKGPSGRAVTIMVDDIQVSAPELRLALGSTKMKSTLLDKLSVEGDKVKISGRGYGHGVGMSQWGAYSMAKQGKSAQDIIRHYYKNIDIIKLWE
- the yabP gene encoding sporulation protein YabP encodes the protein MEDKRVANTSKTQNVYIQNRTRMTVTGIEDVDSFNEESVILFTSYGILTIVGQDLHINKLNIEEGELIIQGKIIGVNYSDAEDLKARSTGFLGKMFK
- a CDS encoding S1 domain-containing RNA-binding protein yields the protein MPVEVGSIVQGTVTGITDFGAFIDLPEGQRGLVHISEVSDDYVKDIRNYLKENQKIKVKVLSVSSDGKISLSIRKVKPKRSSTAPKEIDWGSNDDNPGMSFEDRLSKFLKDSDEKLQSIRKNAEAKRGGGGYRRNNYHI
- a CDS encoding RNA-binding S4 domain-containing protein, which codes for MRLDKFLKNSRIIKRRTIANQACEKGRVKINGNIAKPATQLKEGDVIEIQFGENTAKYKVLQLSDHVKKEDAPKMYSQI